From the genome of Winogradskyella forsetii, one region includes:
- a CDS encoding peptide chain release factor 3 encodes MSFLKEINRRRTFGIISHPDAGKTTLTEKLLLFGGAIQEAGAVKSNKIKKGATSDFMEIERQRGISVATSVLAFEYNGIKINILDTPGHKDFAEDTFRTLTAVDSVIVVIDVAKGVEEQTEKLVEVCRMRKIPIIVFINKMDREGKDAFDLLDEIEQKLGLKVVPLSFPIGMGYDFKGIYNIWEKNVNLFSGDSRKDIEETIEISDLSSSELDKLVGEKAANTLREEIELVQGIYPQFNKEDYLNGNQQPVFFGSALNNFGVRELLDCFVEIAPKPRPKQSEERLVKPEEKTFSGFVFKIHANMDPNHRNRLAFVKIVSGEFKRNSPYLHVRHDKKLKFSSPNAFFAEKKEIVDISYPGDIVGLQDTGSFKIGDTLTEGEILNYKGVPSFSPEHFRYINNADPMKAKQLYKGIDQLMDEGVAQLFTLDFNGRKVIGTVGALQYEVIQYRLEHEYGAKCTYENLNVHKACWIKTDNEKSEEFKEFLRVKQRYLVRDKRNQLVFLADSMFSLQMSQQKYPSITFHMTSEFE; translated from the coding sequence ATGAGTTTTTTAAAAGAAATAAACAGGCGACGCACTTTTGGGATCATCTCGCATCCAGATGCTGGTAAAACCACACTTACCGAAAAACTATTATTGTTTGGTGGTGCCATACAAGAAGCTGGTGCTGTAAAAAGTAATAAGATAAAAAAAGGCGCCACAAGTGACTTTATGGAAATTGAGCGACAACGTGGAATTTCTGTAGCCACTTCTGTTTTGGCTTTTGAATACAATGGTATAAAGATAAATATCTTAGATACACCTGGTCACAAAGATTTTGCTGAAGATACATTTAGAACCTTAACCGCAGTCGATAGCGTGATTGTGGTCATAGATGTGGCCAAAGGTGTCGAGGAACAGACCGAAAAGTTGGTTGAAGTTTGTAGAATGCGAAAGATTCCTATCATTGTTTTTATTAATAAAATGGACAGAGAAGGTAAGGACGCATTCGATCTTTTGGATGAAATTGAACAAAAGTTAGGTTTAAAGGTGGTACCCTTAAGTTTTCCTATTGGAATGGGTTACGACTTTAAAGGTATATACAACATCTGGGAAAAAAATGTGAACCTATTTTCTGGAGATAGCAGAAAAGATATTGAGGAAACTATTGAAATTTCAGATTTATCATCTTCTGAATTGGACAAGTTGGTCGGCGAAAAAGCGGCAAATACCTTAAGGGAAGAAATAGAATTGGTTCAGGGGATTTACCCTCAGTTTAATAAGGAAGACTATCTTAATGGCAACCAACAGCCTGTATTTTTCGGTTCGGCATTAAATAATTTTGGTGTTCGTGAGTTATTGGATTGTTTCGTTGAAATAGCACCAAAACCTAGACCTAAACAAAGTGAAGAACGATTAGTAAAACCTGAGGAAAAGACCTTTAGTGGCTTTGTTTTTAAAATTCATGCCAATATGGACCCTAACCACAGAAACAGATTGGCTTTTGTAAAAATTGTATCTGGAGAATTTAAACGTAATTCCCCATATTTACATGTAAGACATGATAAGAAACTAAAATTTTCTAGTCCGAACGCCTTCTTTGCGGAAAAAAAGGAAATTGTAGACATCTCGTATCCTGGCGATATTGTTGGCCTTCAAGATACTGGAAGTTTTAAAATTGGTGATACGTTAACCGAAGGGGAAATATTGAATTATAAAGGTGTACCTAGTTTTTCGCCAGAGCATTTTAGATATATCAATAATGCGGACCCTATGAAGGCGAAACAACTATACAAAGGTATAGATCAGTTAATGGATGAAGGCGTCGCCCAATTATTCACGTTGGATTTTAATGGACGTAAGGTTATTGGAACCGTTGGTGCTTTGCAATATGAAGTCATCCAATACCGATTGGAACATGAATACGGCGCCAAGTGTACTTATGAAAACCTCAACGTCCATAAAGCGTGCTGGATTAAAACTGATAACGAAAAAAGTGAAGAATTTAAAGAATTCTTAAGAGTTAAGCAGCGTTATTTAGTAAGGGATAAACGCAATCAATTGGTGTTTTTGGCAGATAGTATGTTCTCTTTGCAAATGTCACAACAAAAATACCCTAGTATTACGTTTCATATGACTTCAGAATTTGAATAA